Proteins encoded together in one Xiphophorus maculatus strain JP 163 A chromosome 13, X_maculatus-5.0-male, whole genome shotgun sequence window:
- the clspn gene encoding claspin isoform X2 yields the protein MSLVVSQQQAEAPPAAAQTTPDSDSDSGMGSPAEEAVTMTTADTRDAVPDSDDEDVAARRKPRRNAIVDSEEEEDGALPVVLNDSGCPLGDPDLFDTGLADEEEEESLDAIRAAVRMKMRNQEEEEEEDEEAPEKPRRAERRAARASREAMKQLHSESQRLVRESSLGLPYHIPEPKTIQQFYRRRARPQGPAMALLKSFRYSELMLETPLAPPTQQEAPPIQQEAPPSLDLSSNQIQSLPAPAATSSPQQQNLPAEEPEPESGPMLLLSETLQQSLGADSAEPLPDGGPEQNQAASEPQSDPVPPSASEPARTKTDRLSRLKELGLDPPPPAKLSPDDGVFVQLDPPHCNPGVAALKERYLRHVQAPVRPPVERTVQLTIIRKDGAPSGQEELRSESVTVTLKEGAEEPAATKPGEKLLTLKQRLQLAMAQRRKEERARKAELHRLDNEDCGDEEEEEEEDMTDESEEENVDDLLGGDGGEEEEDKEEEESTVRSVRSLSPAAQTPDRFHMDGTLMLFPGSSCSRTGDGVRKSGPDVSGKTEEDGSHNSSLELPGSMLTSYQPVNPQRSAARGPHAAALRSPSPCFFRPSILSSASKSSGRLSEPSLCLPVEDSQDLYAPPSPGAAGSGPVLGGDSQARFCLEDEVQSQLLDADGFLNVGSRPGATHKRQLLLDSLDENAMDAQMGALLELCSGRFGSAPTGPAQDELLGFCSGAFPQTAAEEEEERKEEEEDKMEELMGLCSGRFPGPDSADSASPAAERETKAEEEEEEDDCEFRLLSDVESEKQEEEEDEDDVGEEEENNEEEEELQGVFAPRRSEKKKMALMDYVESEAELSGSDIGSDDEEGDRDSEYEEEELLEELPSDEELQNQVNKIHMKQILDDDKRRLRLYQDRYLADGDLHSDGPGRARRFRWKNIDAGFDGSAADGEEDGEEEDDVDPAEVQRRKDRLEREQWLREQTEQKTLKGEDPDGEDEQIGDEDSRFMKLAKKLTARTLQRKEPPQSDQRTAAALNPFQKPSQPVQVRRGSLLSQPAAVLQKLAGLSEGNPLAPRSSRGFLFQTLSPDKAPTERAQNQVVRKRSQVEAVSPAAKRPCRQNRTARPNRNSQRSIFSFLDH from the exons ATGAGCCTGGTTGTGTCCCAGCAGCAG GCTGAAGCGCCGCCAGCCGCGGCCCAGACGACGCCAGACAGCGACTCCGACAGCGGGATGGGCTCGCCGGCCGAGGAGGCGGTTACCATGACGACGGCTGACACAAGAGACGCCGTTCCAG ATTCAGACGATGAAGACGTCGCAGCTCGCAGAAAGCCTCGGCGAAACGCCATCGTAGacagcgaggaagaggag GACGGAGCGCTTCCTGTGGTTCTGAACGACAGCGGCTGTCCTCTGGGAGACCCGGACCTGTTCGACACCGGCCtggctgatgaagaggaggaagagtctCTGGACGCCATCAGAGCCGCAGTCAGGATGAAGATGAGAAACCAGGAG gaggaagaggaggaggatgaagaggctCCAGAGAAACCCCGCCGCGCG GAGAGGAGAGCGGCTCGCGCCAGCAGGGAGGCCATGAAGCAGCTGCACAGCGAGTCGCAGCGTCTGGTCCGAG AGTCCAGCCTCGGCCTGCCGTACCACATCCCAGAACCCAAAACCATCCAGCAGTTCTACAGGAGGAGGGCCCGGCCCCAGGGGCCCGCCATGGCCCTGCTcaa ATCTTTCAGATATTCAGAGCTGATGCTGGAGACGCCGTTGGCCCCGCCCACTCAGCAGGAGGCTCCGCCCATCCAGCAGGAGGCCCCGCCCTCCCTGGACCTCTCGTCCAATCAGATCCAGTCCTTACCTGCACCTGCAGCCACCTCCTCCccacagcagcagaacctgcCTGCAGAGGAACCGGAACCGGAGTCCGGTCCGATGCTGCTGCTCTCAGAAACTCTGCAGCAGTCTCTCGGTGCCGATTCTGCAGAACCGCTTCCTGACGGtggaccagaacagaaccaagcAGCCTCAGAACCTCAGTCCGACCCAGTTCCGCCgtctgcatcagaaccagccAGAACAAAGACGGACCGACTGTCTCGCCTGAAGGAGCTGGGATTGGACCCGCCGCCGCCGGCCAAGCTGAGTCCTGACGACGGCGTGTTTGTTCAGCTCGATCCGCCTCACTGCAACCCGG GAGTGGCGGCCCTGAAGGAGCGCTACCTGCGCCATGTCCAGGCGCCCGTTCGTCCGCCGGTGGAGCGCACCGTTCAGCTCACCATCATCCGTAAAGACGGCGCCCCCTCTGGCCAGGAGGAGCTGCGCTCAGAGTCCGTTACCGTCACCTTGAAGGAGGGAGCCGAGGAGCCGGCCGCCACCAAGCCGG GAGAGAAGCTGCTGACCCTGAAGCAGCGGCTGCAGCTCGCCATGGCCCAGCGCCGGAAGGAGGAGCGAGCGCGAAAAGCCGAGCTTCATCGCCTCGACAACGAAGACTGTGGGGacgaagaagaggaggaagaggaagatatGACAGACGAGTCTGAGGAAGAG AATGTGGACGACTTACTGGGTGGTGATGGtggcgaggaagaggaggacaaggaggaagaggagagcacGGTTCGCAGCGTCCGCAGTCTTTCTCCCGCCGCTCAGACTCCGGACCGTTTCCACATGGACGGGACGCTGATGCTGTTCCCGGGCAGCTCCTGCTCCCGGACCGG GGACGGGGTGAGGAAGTCTGGACCCGACGTGTCCGGCAAGACCG AGGAGGACGGCAGCCACAACAGCAGCCTGGAGCTGCCCGGCTCCATGCTCACCTCCTACCAGCCCGTCAACCCGCAGCGCAGCGCGGCCCGCGGGCCCCACGCCGCCGCCCTACGCTCCCCGTCGCCCTGCTTCTTCCGGCCCAGCATCCTCAGCTCCGCCTCCAAG AGCTCCGGCCGGCTGTCGGAACCGTCCCTCTGCCTCCCGGTGGAGGACTCCCAGGACCTGTACGCGCCGCCGTCCCCCGGTGCCGCAGGGAGCGGCCCGGTTCTGGGCGGGGACTCCCAGGCCCGGTTCTGCCTGGAGGACGAGGTCCAGTCCCAGCTGTTGGACGCCGACGGCTTCCTGAACGTGGGGTCGCGACCAGGGGCAACTCACAAgaggcagctgctgctggacagCCTGGACGAGAACGCCATGGACGCCCAGATGGGGGCGCTGCTGGAGCTCTGCTCCGGCCGCTTCGGGTCGGCGCCGACCGGCCCGGCCCAGGACGAACTGCTGGGGTTCTGCTCCGGAGCGTTCCCGCAGACCGccgctgaggaagaggaggagaggaaggaggaagaggaggacaagATGGAGGAGCTGATGGGGCTCTGCTCCGGGAGGTTCCCCGGCCCAg attcTGCTGACTCGGCTTCACCAGCTGCAGAACG AGAGACGaaggctgaggaagaggaggaggaggacgactGCGAGTTTCGTCTTCTGTCGGATGTAGAAAGTGAAAAG caggaagaggaggaggatgaagatgatgtcggtgaggaagaggaaaataatgaggaagaggaggagctgcagggcGTCTTCGCTCCTCGTCgatcagagaagaagaaaat GGCGCTGATGGACTACGTGGAGTCGGAGGCGGAGCTCTCAGGAAGTGACATCGGCAGCGACGATGAGGAGGGCGACCGAGACAGCGAGtacgaggaagaggagctgctggaggagctCCCGTCGGACGAAGAGCTTCAGAACCAAGTCAACAAGATTCACAT GAAGCAGATCCTGGACGACGACAAGCGGCGGCTGAGGCTGTACCAGGACCGCTACCTGGCCGACGGCGACCTGCACTCGGACGGGCCGGGCCGAGCGCGCCGCTTCCGCTGGAAGAACATCG ATGCCGGGTTCGACGGGTCAGCCGCGGACGGAGAGGAAGACGGGGAGGAAGAGGACGACGTGGACCCGGCGGAGGTCCAGAGGAGGAAGGACCGGCTGGAGAGGGAGCAGTGGCTCCGAGAGCAG ACGGAGCAGAAAACTCTGAAAGGAGAGGATCCGGATGGAGAGGACGAGCAGATCGGAGACGAGGACAGTCGGTTCATGAAGCTGGCCAAGAAGCTGACGGCCAGAACGCTGCAGAGGAAAG AACCGCCTCAGTCGGACCAGAGGACTGCAGCGGCTCTGAACCCGTTCCAGAAACCCTCCCAGCCCGTCCAG GTGAGGAGGGGCTCCCTGCTGAGCCAGCCGGCCGCCGTGCTGCAGAAGCTGGCCGGCCTCTCGGAGGGGAACCCGCTGGCTCCCAGGAGCTCCAGAGGATTCCTGTTCCAGACGCTGTCGCCTGACAAGGCGCCAACGGAGCGCGCTCAGAACCAG gtggtgaggaagaggagccaGGTGGAGGCGGTGAGCCCGGCAGCCAAGCGGCCGTGCAGACAGAACCGGACCGCTAGACCCAACAGGAACTCTCAGAGGAGCATCTTCAGCTTCCTGGaccactga
- the clspn gene encoding claspin isoform X1: MSLVVSQQQAEAPPAAAQTTPDSDSDSGMGSPAEEAVTMTTADTRDAVPDSDDEDVAARRKPRRNAIVDSEEEEVAAEKSVELVGGQRSPGSSGEEAEPEEGGRSSRTIRQAPNDSEEEEDVKKREKSQRNHEKKKKRSKVMEKLKKKKKAARFCEEEEDGALPVVLNDSGCPLGDPDLFDTGLADEEEEESLDAIRAAVRMKMRNQEEEEEEDEEAPEKPRRAERRAARASREAMKQLHSESQRLVRESSLGLPYHIPEPKTIQQFYRRRARPQGPAMALLKSFRYSELMLETPLAPPTQQEAPPIQQEAPPSLDLSSNQIQSLPAPAATSSPQQQNLPAEEPEPESGPMLLLSETLQQSLGADSAEPLPDGGPEQNQAASEPQSDPVPPSASEPARTKTDRLSRLKELGLDPPPPAKLSPDDGVFVQLDPPHCNPGVAALKERYLRHVQAPVRPPVERTVQLTIIRKDGAPSGQEELRSESVTVTLKEGAEEPAATKPGEKLLTLKQRLQLAMAQRRKEERARKAELHRLDNEDCGDEEEEEEEDMTDESEEENVDDLLGGDGGEEEEDKEEEESTVRSVRSLSPAAQTPDRFHMDGTLMLFPGSSCSRTGDGVRKSGPDVSGKTEEDGSHNSSLELPGSMLTSYQPVNPQRSAARGPHAAALRSPSPCFFRPSILSSASKSSGRLSEPSLCLPVEDSQDLYAPPSPGAAGSGPVLGGDSQARFCLEDEVQSQLLDADGFLNVGSRPGATHKRQLLLDSLDENAMDAQMGALLELCSGRFGSAPTGPAQDELLGFCSGAFPQTAAEEEEERKEEEEDKMEELMGLCSGRFPGPDSADSASPAAERETKAEEEEEEDDCEFRLLSDVESEKQEEEEDEDDVGEEEENNEEEEELQGVFAPRRSEKKKMALMDYVESEAELSGSDIGSDDEEGDRDSEYEEEELLEELPSDEELQNQVNKIHMKQILDDDKRRLRLYQDRYLADGDLHSDGPGRARRFRWKNIDAGFDGSAADGEEDGEEEDDVDPAEVQRRKDRLEREQWLREQTEQKTLKGEDPDGEDEQIGDEDSRFMKLAKKLTARTLQRKEPPQSDQRTAAALNPFQKPSQPVQVRRGSLLSQPAAVLQKLAGLSEGNPLAPRSSRGFLFQTLSPDKAPTERAQNQVVRKRSQVEAVSPAAKRPCRQNRTARPNRNSQRSIFSFLDH, encoded by the exons ATGAGCCTGGTTGTGTCCCAGCAGCAG GCTGAAGCGCCGCCAGCCGCGGCCCAGACGACGCCAGACAGCGACTCCGACAGCGGGATGGGCTCGCCGGCCGAGGAGGCGGTTACCATGACGACGGCTGACACAAGAGACGCCGTTCCAG ATTCAGACGATGAAGACGTCGCAGCTCGCAGAAAGCCTCGGCGAAACGCCATCGTAGacagcgaggaagaggaggtggcGGCAGAGAAGAGCGTGGAGTTGGTTGGGGGTCAGAGGTCGCCTGGCTCCAGCGGCGAGGAGGCGGAGCCTGAGGAGGGGGGGCGGAGCAGCAGGACGATCCGCCAGGCTCCTAATGacagcgaggaagaggaggatgtgaagaagagggagaaaagtcagagaaatcacgagaagaagaaaaaacgcAGCAAAGTGATGGAgaaactgaagaagaagaagaaagcggCGCGGTtctgtgaggaagaggag GACGGAGCGCTTCCTGTGGTTCTGAACGACAGCGGCTGTCCTCTGGGAGACCCGGACCTGTTCGACACCGGCCtggctgatgaagaggaggaagagtctCTGGACGCCATCAGAGCCGCAGTCAGGATGAAGATGAGAAACCAGGAG gaggaagaggaggaggatgaagaggctCCAGAGAAACCCCGCCGCGCG GAGAGGAGAGCGGCTCGCGCCAGCAGGGAGGCCATGAAGCAGCTGCACAGCGAGTCGCAGCGTCTGGTCCGAG AGTCCAGCCTCGGCCTGCCGTACCACATCCCAGAACCCAAAACCATCCAGCAGTTCTACAGGAGGAGGGCCCGGCCCCAGGGGCCCGCCATGGCCCTGCTcaa ATCTTTCAGATATTCAGAGCTGATGCTGGAGACGCCGTTGGCCCCGCCCACTCAGCAGGAGGCTCCGCCCATCCAGCAGGAGGCCCCGCCCTCCCTGGACCTCTCGTCCAATCAGATCCAGTCCTTACCTGCACCTGCAGCCACCTCCTCCccacagcagcagaacctgcCTGCAGAGGAACCGGAACCGGAGTCCGGTCCGATGCTGCTGCTCTCAGAAACTCTGCAGCAGTCTCTCGGTGCCGATTCTGCAGAACCGCTTCCTGACGGtggaccagaacagaaccaagcAGCCTCAGAACCTCAGTCCGACCCAGTTCCGCCgtctgcatcagaaccagccAGAACAAAGACGGACCGACTGTCTCGCCTGAAGGAGCTGGGATTGGACCCGCCGCCGCCGGCCAAGCTGAGTCCTGACGACGGCGTGTTTGTTCAGCTCGATCCGCCTCACTGCAACCCGG GAGTGGCGGCCCTGAAGGAGCGCTACCTGCGCCATGTCCAGGCGCCCGTTCGTCCGCCGGTGGAGCGCACCGTTCAGCTCACCATCATCCGTAAAGACGGCGCCCCCTCTGGCCAGGAGGAGCTGCGCTCAGAGTCCGTTACCGTCACCTTGAAGGAGGGAGCCGAGGAGCCGGCCGCCACCAAGCCGG GAGAGAAGCTGCTGACCCTGAAGCAGCGGCTGCAGCTCGCCATGGCCCAGCGCCGGAAGGAGGAGCGAGCGCGAAAAGCCGAGCTTCATCGCCTCGACAACGAAGACTGTGGGGacgaagaagaggaggaagaggaagatatGACAGACGAGTCTGAGGAAGAG AATGTGGACGACTTACTGGGTGGTGATGGtggcgaggaagaggaggacaaggaggaagaggagagcacGGTTCGCAGCGTCCGCAGTCTTTCTCCCGCCGCTCAGACTCCGGACCGTTTCCACATGGACGGGACGCTGATGCTGTTCCCGGGCAGCTCCTGCTCCCGGACCGG GGACGGGGTGAGGAAGTCTGGACCCGACGTGTCCGGCAAGACCG AGGAGGACGGCAGCCACAACAGCAGCCTGGAGCTGCCCGGCTCCATGCTCACCTCCTACCAGCCCGTCAACCCGCAGCGCAGCGCGGCCCGCGGGCCCCACGCCGCCGCCCTACGCTCCCCGTCGCCCTGCTTCTTCCGGCCCAGCATCCTCAGCTCCGCCTCCAAG AGCTCCGGCCGGCTGTCGGAACCGTCCCTCTGCCTCCCGGTGGAGGACTCCCAGGACCTGTACGCGCCGCCGTCCCCCGGTGCCGCAGGGAGCGGCCCGGTTCTGGGCGGGGACTCCCAGGCCCGGTTCTGCCTGGAGGACGAGGTCCAGTCCCAGCTGTTGGACGCCGACGGCTTCCTGAACGTGGGGTCGCGACCAGGGGCAACTCACAAgaggcagctgctgctggacagCCTGGACGAGAACGCCATGGACGCCCAGATGGGGGCGCTGCTGGAGCTCTGCTCCGGCCGCTTCGGGTCGGCGCCGACCGGCCCGGCCCAGGACGAACTGCTGGGGTTCTGCTCCGGAGCGTTCCCGCAGACCGccgctgaggaagaggaggagaggaaggaggaagaggaggacaagATGGAGGAGCTGATGGGGCTCTGCTCCGGGAGGTTCCCCGGCCCAg attcTGCTGACTCGGCTTCACCAGCTGCAGAACG AGAGACGaaggctgaggaagaggaggaggaggacgactGCGAGTTTCGTCTTCTGTCGGATGTAGAAAGTGAAAAG caggaagaggaggaggatgaagatgatgtcggtgaggaagaggaaaataatgaggaagaggaggagctgcagggcGTCTTCGCTCCTCGTCgatcagagaagaagaaaat GGCGCTGATGGACTACGTGGAGTCGGAGGCGGAGCTCTCAGGAAGTGACATCGGCAGCGACGATGAGGAGGGCGACCGAGACAGCGAGtacgaggaagaggagctgctggaggagctCCCGTCGGACGAAGAGCTTCAGAACCAAGTCAACAAGATTCACAT GAAGCAGATCCTGGACGACGACAAGCGGCGGCTGAGGCTGTACCAGGACCGCTACCTGGCCGACGGCGACCTGCACTCGGACGGGCCGGGCCGAGCGCGCCGCTTCCGCTGGAAGAACATCG ATGCCGGGTTCGACGGGTCAGCCGCGGACGGAGAGGAAGACGGGGAGGAAGAGGACGACGTGGACCCGGCGGAGGTCCAGAGGAGGAAGGACCGGCTGGAGAGGGAGCAGTGGCTCCGAGAGCAG ACGGAGCAGAAAACTCTGAAAGGAGAGGATCCGGATGGAGAGGACGAGCAGATCGGAGACGAGGACAGTCGGTTCATGAAGCTGGCCAAGAAGCTGACGGCCAGAACGCTGCAGAGGAAAG AACCGCCTCAGTCGGACCAGAGGACTGCAGCGGCTCTGAACCCGTTCCAGAAACCCTCCCAGCCCGTCCAG GTGAGGAGGGGCTCCCTGCTGAGCCAGCCGGCCGCCGTGCTGCAGAAGCTGGCCGGCCTCTCGGAGGGGAACCCGCTGGCTCCCAGGAGCTCCAGAGGATTCCTGTTCCAGACGCTGTCGCCTGACAAGGCGCCAACGGAGCGCGCTCAGAACCAG gtggtgaggaagaggagccaGGTGGAGGCGGTGAGCCCGGCAGCCAAGCGGCCGTGCAGACAGAACCGGACCGCTAGACCCAACAGGAACTCTCAGAGGAGCATCTTCAGCTTCCTGGaccactga